In one window of Microscilla marina ATCC 23134 DNA:
- a CDS encoding NUDIX hydrolase: MTPKIRVKAFGIFKHKAQFLFSKHYDTTQQGYFVRPLGGSVEFQEHSQDALVREIQEEIDATITQPELLQVVEDFFEHRGRAYHDIVFLYQAHFVDEILYQQPRINCQELDGTVFQAYWLSLDKIKEKQYRIVPKGLEDILTKLTAG; this comes from the coding sequence ATGACGCCTAAGATTAGAGTAAAAGCTTTTGGTATCTTCAAGCACAAAGCGCAGTTTTTATTTTCTAAACATTATGACACCACCCAACAAGGTTATTTTGTAAGACCCCTGGGCGGTTCGGTAGAGTTTCAAGAACACAGCCAAGACGCTTTGGTAAGAGAGATACAAGAAGAAATTGACGCAACCATCACTCAGCCTGAGTTGCTACAGGTAGTAGAAGATTTTTTTGAACACCGGGGCAGGGCTTACCATGACATCGTTTTTTTGTATCAGGCACACTTTGTCGACGAAATATTGTATCAACAGCCCCGCATCAACTGTCAGGAGTTGGATGGAACAGTTTTTCAGGCGTATTGGTTGAGCCTGGACAAAATTAAAGAGAAACAATATCGGATAGTACCCAAAGGGCTTGAAGACATACTGACCAAGCTGACTGCTGGGTAA
- a CDS encoding metallophosphoesterase family protein: MNEENIQVKVTTKPQGRRLVIGDVHGCYRTLKKLIEKQIKLTKDDYLFFLGDFIDRGPDSAAVLDYVFELEDKGFQIFPLRGNHEQMFLDDYQVESPEALQRILSENNTQNLLDKNGQVITAYWDFFQSLPYYYELDDFYLVHAGFNFKRRNPFQDLYSMIWIRNIEIHWMMYQQNEPKEPALKATFDKFKNRKIVFGHTPTSIYNIKHQIGKNKPLIPLDNGCVFAQAGSTELGRLCCLDLDSMELMSQENAENVKSFF; this comes from the coding sequence ATGAATGAAGAAAATATACAAGTCAAGGTCACCACTAAACCCCAAGGCAGAAGGTTGGTAATAGGTGATGTACACGGATGTTATCGCACCCTTAAGAAGCTGATAGAAAAGCAGATAAAATTGACTAAAGACGATTATTTGTTTTTTCTGGGTGATTTTATCGATCGAGGCCCTGACAGTGCCGCAGTGCTCGACTACGTGTTTGAGCTGGAAGACAAAGGGTTTCAAATTTTCCCATTAAGAGGCAATCACGAACAAATGTTTTTGGATGACTACCAGGTAGAATCACCCGAAGCATTACAACGCATATTGAGTGAAAACAATACCCAAAATTTATTGGATAAAAACGGTCAGGTAATTACTGCTTATTGGGATTTTTTCCAGTCGCTGCCCTATTATTATGAACTGGACGACTTTTATCTGGTACACGCTGGTTTTAACTTTAAGCGCCGCAATCCTTTTCAGGACTTATATAGTATGATTTGGATTAGAAACATAGAGATACATTGGATGATGTACCAGCAAAACGAGCCTAAAGAACCTGCTCTTAAAGCTACATTCGATAAGTTTAAAAACCGTAAAATTGTATTTGGGCATACTCCCACCAGCATTTATAACATCAAGCATCAGATTGGAAAAAACAAGCCACTGATTCCTCTCGACAATGGCTGTGTGTTTGCTCAGGCAGGGAGCACAGAACTGGGGCGTTTGTGTTGCCTTGACCTTGACTCTATGGAATTGATGAGCCAGGAAAACGCAGAAAATGTCAAAAGCTTTTTTTAG